Within Anopheles ziemanni chromosome 2, idAnoZiCoDA_A2_x.2, whole genome shotgun sequence, the genomic segment CATCACACGAACGTTGCGAGCGGAGGTAAGAAATGATTAttcctttttccaaaaaatgaTTAAGCTAAATTGCTTGCCAATGGGGAAATGATAGAAAACATTGGCAAAAGTCACATTAATCCCCATGCATACAACGTTTTGCAAATCAACATTCAAGCCGGGTCGTGTAGTGAACACAGTAGGCTTAGTTAGTAAAACATCGTAAAAATCATAGCATGCTTAGTAGCACTTGATCGTATAATGCAAAAAAAGACACTAGTTGACGGCAGTAGAGTTCCAGTTCCAGACGCacaacattttattaaattcataTTGAAACCCTATAGATGTTTGACGAcaagaagaaaccgttttaaaATGTGGGAATTGATcttaaaattatgtttgaaatattataGGGGGATTTTTGATGACTTTTTTCCACAGATACAAAACTCAACTCCACATTTGATTTCACAAAAGAAATGTTGTGTTGGAACTTTGTTGGAGCATTTATTGATTATCATTCATTGGAAATATCAGTTATTCAATTTATCGAATAATTTGGCAGTTCAATTTGTTTCTAAGACGTATATTATCTCTTCTTTCAGCAATTCCACAATGCTATAGCTATAAACGTGAAACGTGATTTGAAGCAGCAATTTGATGAAGCCTACAACGATTCGTTGCGCAATACTGTTATACCGAGGTACGAAAAGGTCCACCAGGAATTGTTCCGTCAGGCTAATCTCTGCTTCACGGAAGGCGTAAAAGAATGTAAGTATTTACCCTTCCCGCACGGTAATAATGTTGGTTACAGTTTATTATGTTGTCCCTCTTTCTCTTCGTAGTAATGCGTAAGATCGATGAACACATAGGGCGTGTTGCACAAACGCACGAGCGCACCAACGAGGTAGCGGACTTGCTCCGTAAGATCCCGGATGAGATAGCCGTCAAGGGAGAACGGGTGACATCCAACACCCTGCGGGTGATCCGCGAGCACCTGGAGAAGGACATTAAGGGTCTGCATACGCCACTGATGAAGACGATCCGCGAAAACATTCGACAGGAGATCGAGAAGGGCTTCGAAGCGCAGGCCTCTTGCCTGGAGGATTCGGTGCTGTCGGTCGTTCGGTCGCAGGCCCAGACACCCGCACCGACCGGGATTGAAGTGCAAGATCAGATCAAGAAATATCTCAAAGCCGATCAGATCAACCTAGCCTTCCACATGGCGCTAGCGTCGAACGAACTGAGTGTGGTAGAGTTCCTGCTCGAGCGTGCCGATCCTAAGAAGGTGTTCGACCCTTGTCCCCTCGAGCAGACAGTGCTCCTGTCGCTGATCCAGCAGATATCCGCCGACATGTCCAACCACAATGAACTCAAGCATAAGTAGGTGGCCAATGAAACTGTGCGTTgacaggttttgttttatttattgtatcATCGATCATTCCTTCCTTCCAGATATCTTGACGATGCAATCGTCAGTCTCAATCTAGACGATCCGGTCACACAGGAACACTCACCGAAGGTGATGCAGGAGCTGATCGCCAACTGTCAGACGTTCATCACCGCTAACCCGTTGAATCCGCTCTGCGGCAAACTCAAGATGCTCATGTTTGCCGCTAAGTATATCAGCGGCGAGCAAATCTGATATCTGCTAACGTAGCGTCGTCGGCACAAAAAGCGACAAAggcgaaaaaaaggacaacCCTGCAAGACTGATGGCACCTGAACGGATTCAAACCATCTTCGCACCATGGGcgcgacaaaacaaaacatacaagcAATCGAACCACATTTCTAATCCtcttttttaatacttttgaCCTTTAACAACACCCTTTTCTTGACCTACAACTTTTGCTCTTCCTTTGAATTTATACTCCTTTTTTGAAACAGGAGACGAAAATTGGTGATTATGAATTTAAAACGGAcacaaacatgaaaacaaagACATTTCGGCAGTCCAAGCACCACGAAAAAAtaaaggttttgttttgctttgctattgaaagaaattattatttaaaataacatgTTAGCTTACATTTGATTTCTGTTGGTGTCCATTCGCTACTTTCAAATGTTCCACAACGTGTTTCGGTAGTTTGATGCGTTTCCTACTCTTTTTCTTCACCACACCACCATCCGTAACCCCCAATGGATTAGCGGGCGGTTTCGGATTCCCATTCGATTCTTGCGTCTTTCGTTTCGGCTTTTTGCACGACAGGGGATTTggattttttggttttttcttcttcttcttgacggtTCCATCTGGTAGAGCGATACCTTCCTTCTCCTTCAGGGTGGTAAGTGTGCTCTGGTCCAACGAACGTACCTCCATCCTACCCTTCTGCAATTTCGTAGCTGCGTTACGGTGTGCTTCCGACGGTTGCGCCAACGTGGGCACGGAACTGTTGTGCAGGTAGAACAGTGGGATGCCAGGCTTCGACCGGATCCATTCCTGTAGCACTCGGTCCTGCGTGGCGACGATGTAGTGGGACGTTTTTGTCATCGCCTTGATGCACGCTGAACCACTGATGGGACGCTTTTCGTGGCCACACTTGTGTACCAGAAATCGCTTAAGCAGCTGGGTGGTGCCAATAAATTTCGACCCCAGATTATCCGTTTCCGTAATGATGCATGCCGTGACGATTAGTTTCATCTCAGACTGGAAATACTTTTTGAGCTGTTCTTCGatttggagatgaatctgtaaataaattgcaaaattaaaacaaaaataatgatgGGGTTGGTTTGCGGTGGTTCTATGTACCTTGTAAGCAGCATAGCAGAAACTTCCATCGATCAGTATGAGCAGTGGTTCACGAAATCCAAAGTTGTTCATGTAGAAACTCATATACTTTCgaattttcttatgttttgtaACTTTCATGTTGTCTTCCTATATTTCCTGATTGCGAAAAGCCGAAAGATATATCACGTTGTTCGAATCACAACAAACTGCCGGCGCTATTCACAATAAAATAGAGATGGGTTGCTCAGATTCATATTCCATGAATATGAGCGAACCTTGTTTCGTtttaaagattcatatgaatctctGAATGAAAGATTGATGAacgctatgttttttttaaaaaatatttattttatttccgctTTATCTATACCCAtcaatgaatgaataaattcaTGAAGACTCATGAAAAGTTTATTTCACATACAATAAGATTCATGAGTATTTTCAAAGATTCATAATTGTTTAGAGATTCGGTTCCCAAAAGGTTTATGAATCAATCAGAATGAATCTTGTTTGAAAGTCcctatgaatgaatctctccAATAATTCATAAGGCCCACCTCTACTAACAGGTTGGCTGATAAGTCCTCGGTCTGACACATTGATGGCGCCGCTACAAGGTGTAtgaatatagaaggtgactttatgtcgctttaagcaacccgtagacgttgcgaacttgtacgtgcgaacaatttgacaaccaggcattgcctatgttaaggaaaggaaaggaagattttctcttatatcttcctttcctttccttaacataggcaatgcctggttgtcaaattgttcgcgcgtacaagttcgcaacgtctacgggTTGCTTTAGAagcccgctaggcagctcgaaatatcgttctcaaaacgtcctccgcgcgaacaaacgtcctccttttttgtatgggaatgaaacaaaaggaggacgtttttcgagcaatcgccCTCCTCGTCCTActctccatacaaaactgctcgatgtttgtgtcatggaggacgtttttgaggacgatttgctcgaaattgcctagcgggaggggtgccatatttgagaagagttatgtcaaaagcccaatccttttccgatacccCCCTCAAAATCCatatgaataccccagaagtgttatgtcaagtcatgaaatgtcattttacactggacgacttcaccttctaatttatacaccttggcgCCGCTAGTATTAAatgcatattatttttatatacagtcggacgtcgattatccggggccgGATTAACCGGGGGGCGGATTATCCGGGTGTCTGGCAACTGACAACTGCACAACCGGGTTGAACTGTTTCCATGAATATCAGGTTGGTTCGCAACATTTTTTTAGGAAAagtgtcaaataaaatttgtctgATCGAAATTAGCATTCAAAATTACcataaaacaataattcaaacatgttttatgaGTAACCAACTAACTGGAACTGGTCAAAAGTGAAATAGCCAAGACTCAAAccaggtattataaacgtattttagtatatgttcgattatccgtggaattcgattatccggggaccTCCCGGTCCCGacacccccggataatcgacgttcacCTGTAGTACCAACCTTCAAATGATTCGTGTCAAAATTTGACGTCTGTATGTCAATTAGTTTGTGAGACAGAGCGTCTTTTGTCCATCAACTTTTGTTAttgtgaaaaaaatggaaaaaaaggaatttcgtgttttgataaaatactgttttctgaagggaaaaaatacagTGGAAGCAAAAACTTGGCTTGATAATGAGTTTCCGGACTCTGCCCCAGGGAAATCAACAATAATTGATTGGTATGCAAAATTGAATCGTGGTGAAATGAGCACGGAGGACGGTGAACGCAGTGGACGCCCGAAAGAGGTGGTTACCgacgaaaacatcaaaaaaatccACAAAATGATTTTGAATGACCGTAAAATAAAGTTGATCGAGATAGCAGAGGCCTTAAAGATATCAAAGGAACGTGTTGGTCATATCATTCATCAATATTTGGATATGCGGAAGCTCTTTGCAAAATGGGTGCCGCGCGAGCTCACATTTGACCAAAAACACCAACGTGTTGATGATTCTGAGCGGTGTTTGCAGCTGTTAACTCGTAATACACCCGAGTTTTTGCGTCGATATGTGACAATGGATGAAACATGGCTCCATCACTACACTCCTGAGTCCAATCGACAGTCGGCTCAGTGGACAGCGACCGGTGAACCGGCTCCGAAGCGTGGAAAGACTCAAAAGTCCGCTGGCAAAGTAATGGCCTCTGTTTTTTGGGATGCGCATGGAATAATTTTTATCGATTATCTTGAGAAGGGAAAAACCATCAACAGTGACTATTATATGGCGTTATTGGAGC encodes:
- the LOC131281059 gene encoding rRNA-processing protein UTP23 homolog encodes the protein MKVTKHKKIRKYMSFYMNNFGFREPLLILIDGSFCYAAYKIHLQIEEQLKKYFQSEMKLIVTACIITETDNLGSKFIGTTQLLKRFLVHKCGHEKRPISGSACIKAMTKTSHYIVATQDRVLQEWIRSKPGIPLFYLHNSSVPTLAQPSEAHRNAATKLQKGRMEVRSLDQSTLTTLKEKEGIALPDGTVKKKKKKPKNPNPLSCKKPKRKTQESNGNPKPPANPLGVTDGGVVKKKSRKRIKLPKHVVEHLKVANGHQQKSNVS